One stretch of Pradoshia sp. D12 DNA includes these proteins:
- a CDS encoding helix-hairpin-helix domain-containing protein — translation MKLPLSGTERSNLRKNRVRIDQIPTKTTEELKTILNCSADRAKELKGLLDFQQIPSIGLGASKMMVQVLGFYSVNDVRNENPAELFDRYEELVGCRVDPCVEDQIRCIVYHANELNCVLVWSDFTDERKAYRNTQGYPPTRPEK, via the coding sequence ATGAAACTGCCTTTATCGGGGACGGAACGGAGTAATCTTCGTAAAAACAGGGTTCGAATAGACCAAATACCAACGAAAACAACAGAGGAATTAAAAACCATACTGAATTGTTCTGCAGATCGGGCTAAGGAGTTAAAAGGTCTGTTAGACTTTCAGCAAATCCCTTCAATCGGGCTGGGTGCATCTAAAATGATGGTACAAGTACTGGGATTCTATTCTGTAAACGACGTTAGAAATGAAAATCCTGCAGAATTATTCGACCGCTATGAAGAATTGGTTGGATGCCGTGTCGATCCATGTGTGGAAGATCAAATCCGCTGTATTGTTTATCATGCCAATGAATTGAATTGTGTGTTAGTATGGTCTGATTTTACGGACGAGCGGAAGGCATATCGAAATACGCAGGGATATCCTCCTACTCGCCCTGAGAAGTAG
- a CDS encoding PQQ-dependent sugar dehydrogenase has protein sequence MKKIFRLLPPFLIMMALLGCSKEEKNDTVVKQTETDEKQPYEIEVVAEGLNVPWEMVIADDGRIFFTERPGQIREIRNGKVREEPLLSLPAPFISEGEGGLLGLALDPEFQTNHFMYTYHSYEDNGEIKNRILRLVVGDNQARIDKVILDGIVGDTNHNGGRIMIGPDGMLYITAGDRYEPDLAQDKTSMGGKIFRIHLDGSIPDDNPIEGSPVYSYGHRNPQGLAWHLVTGDLFSSEHGQSAHDEINLIEAGKNYGWPIIQGDEAKEGMETPIAHSATETWAPSGMTFVSKGEWKNQLLIANLRGVQVLKVELDESGKQVKSIESLFKDQYGRIRNIIEAPDGTLYMMTNNRDGRGNPSDKDDRIIRLIPKTGI, from the coding sequence ATGAAAAAAATATTTCGCTTGTTACCCCCCTTTTTGATTATGATGGCTCTGCTTGGTTGTTCAAAGGAAGAGAAAAATGACACGGTTGTTAAACAGACTGAGACAGATGAAAAGCAGCCATATGAGATAGAAGTCGTTGCTGAAGGTCTCAATGTACCATGGGAAATGGTTATAGCCGATGATGGACGAATATTTTTTACGGAACGGCCTGGCCAAATAAGAGAAATCCGTAATGGGAAAGTAAGGGAAGAACCTCTCCTGTCTTTGCCAGCGCCTTTTATCAGTGAAGGGGAGGGAGGATTACTTGGACTGGCACTGGATCCTGAATTCCAAACGAATCATTTTATGTATACGTATCACTCCTATGAAGATAATGGTGAAATCAAAAATCGTATTCTTCGTCTTGTAGTAGGTGACAATCAAGCAAGGATTGATAAAGTGATCCTTGATGGAATTGTTGGAGATACAAATCATAATGGTGGGAGAATTATGATTGGACCAGACGGGATGCTTTATATTACAGCAGGAGATCGGTATGAACCTGACTTAGCCCAGGATAAGACAAGTATGGGCGGTAAAATTTTTAGAATCCATCTTGATGGTTCCATTCCGGATGATAATCCAATTGAGGGGTCGCCTGTCTATAGCTACGGGCATCGCAATCCGCAGGGACTTGCCTGGCATCTTGTTACAGGAGATTTATTCAGTTCGGAACATGGTCAATCAGCACATGACGAAATTAATTTGATTGAAGCAGGGAAAAACTATGGATGGCCAATAATTCAGGGGGATGAAGCAAAAGAGGGAATGGAAACGCCGATTGCTCATAGCGCAACTGAAACATGGGCCCCGTCGGGAATGACATTTGTCTCGAAGGGTGAATGGAAAAACCAATTGCTGATTGCCAATCTGCGTGGCGTGCAGGTTCTTAAGGTAGAGCTTGATGAATCCGGAAAACAGGTGAAAAGCATAGAATCGCTCTTTAAAGATCAGTATGGGCGCATCAGGAATATCATCGAAGCGCCGGATGGAACCTTATATATGATGACGAATAATAGGGATGGCAGGGGGAATCCATCAGACAAGGATGACCGCATCATCAGGTTGATTCCTAAAACGGGTATTTGA
- a CDS encoding undecaprenyl-diphosphatase, whose amino-acid sequence MTNSEANITLFRAVNDIGKEYPDINPLFIFFAEYTVYCLILVLLFYWLTRNTRNKLMVVSAVIAFFIAEVTGKLIGMIYSHHQPFAVWSDVNKLIEKEVGNSFPSDHTIVFFSVCITIALFRKRFWYLWTALALLLSISRIYVGVHYPVDILVGALLGIGAALLVHKIIPKQKWIRQSIALYEKGESYLFNRNKSI is encoded by the coding sequence ATGACTAATTCTGAAGCAAATATCACATTATTTCGTGCAGTCAATGACATTGGTAAAGAGTATCCGGACATCAATCCACTTTTTATTTTTTTTGCTGAATATACAGTATACTGCTTAATACTGGTTCTGTTGTTTTACTGGCTAACTCGTAATACTAGAAATAAATTAATGGTTGTCAGTGCTGTTATTGCTTTTTTTATCGCCGAAGTAACGGGCAAGTTAATTGGTATGATTTATTCACATCATCAGCCATTTGCCGTTTGGTCCGATGTAAACAAGTTAATTGAAAAAGAGGTTGGAAATTCTTTTCCGAGTGATCATACAATTGTATTCTTCTCAGTTTGTATAACCATTGCTCTCTTTCGTAAACGATTTTGGTATTTATGGACAGCACTTGCACTCCTTCTTTCTATTTCCCGAATCTATGTAGGAGTCCATTACCCCGTTGATATTTTAGTAGGTGCCCTTCTTGGAATAGGTGCGGCTTTGCTCGTTCACAAAATTATTCCTAAACAAAAATGGATTAGACAATCCATCGCTCTATACGAAAAGGGCGAAAGCTATCTGTTTAACCGAAATAAAAGTATTTAA